The Cloeon dipterum chromosome X, ieCloDipt1.1, whole genome shotgun sequence genome includes a window with the following:
- the LOC135947216 gene encoding palmitoyltransferase ZDHHC20-B isoform X8 — translation MMTSMEPRVSHPRNTNPIRQSCQHCFLLVKWIPVVFIMSIIAWSYYAYVYELCILTVNSVLDQIIYLAGYHLIFVIFMWSYIKTIFTDVGGVPPEFKLPQSLYDRLNEADSEGTTRQLLDSFARNLPVSNTTMNGAARYCEKCYHVKPDRTHHCSVCRKCVPKMDHHCPWVNNCVAFKNYKFFVLFLGYGLIYCIFISLTSLQYFVAFWKFTSQGHLEGMGKFHILFLFFVAVMFAISLGSLFSYHCYLITKNRSTLESFRAPIFHSGPDKDGFSLGRYNNFQEVFGDNKALWFLPIFTSMGDGLKFPIRSMTCYEAMGNTQQSRTGCENTVIEMPQPCV, via the exons ATGATGACCAGTATGGAGCCGAGGGTGAGCCACCCCCGAAACACAAACCCCATCCGGCAGTCGTGCCAGCACTGCTTTTTGCTGGTCAAATGGATACCGGTGGTGTTCATCATGTCCATCATTGCCTGGTCCTATTACGCCTATGTCTACGAGCTCTGCATCC TCACTGTCAACTCTGTCTTAGATCAGA tTATATATTTGGCGGGGTACCatctaatttttgtgatattcATGTGGTCCTACATAAAAACCATCTTCACGGATGTTGGAGGGGTTCCTCCTGAG ttcaaaCTACCACAATCACTGTACGATAGACTGAATGAAGCTGATTCTGAGGGCACCACTCGTCAGCTGCTGGACAGCTTTGCTCGAAATTTGCCTGTCAGTAATACAACTATGAATGGAG ctgcACGGTATTGTGAGAAGTGCTACCACGTGAAGCCAGACCGTACGCACCACTGCAGTGTGTGTCGAAAGTGCGTGCCGAAAATGGACCACCACTGTCCCTGGGTCAACAATTGCGTGGCCTTTAAAAACTACAAGTTCTTCGTGCTGTTTCTGGGCTACGGCCTCAtctattgcatttttatcagcTTGACCAGCCTGCAATATTTCGTCGCGTTTTGGAAG TTCACATCGCAGGGCCACCTAGAGGGCATGGGCAAGTTCCACATATTGTTCCTCTTTTTCGTCGCGGTCATGTTCGCCATATCCTTGGGCTCTCTCTTTTCGTATCACTGCTACTTGATCACGAAAAACAGATCAACGCTAG AGTCGTTCAGGGCGCCAATTTTTCACTCCGGGCCTGACAAGGACGGCTTCAGCCTCGGCAGGTATAACAACTTTCAGGAGGTTTTCGGGGACAACAAAGCTCTCTGGtttcttccaatttttacTAG TATGGGGGATGGCCTGAAATTCCCAATAAGATCTATGACCTGTTATGAAGCCATGGGCAATACCCAGCAAAG
- the LOC135947216 gene encoding palmitoyltransferase ZDHHC20-B isoform X3 — MMTSMEPRVSHPRNTNPIRQSCQHCFLLVKWIPVVFIMSIIAWSYYAYVYELCILTVNSVLDQIIYLAGYHLIFVIFMWSYIKTIFTDVGGVPPEFKLPQSLYDRLNEADSEGTTRQLLDSFARNLPVSNTTMNGAARYCEKCYHVKPDRTHHCSVCRKCVPKMDHHCPWVNNCVAFKNYKFFVLFLGYGLIYCIFISLTSLQYFVAFWKFTSQGHLEGMGKFHILFLFFVAVMFAISLGSLFSYHCYLITKNRSTLESFRAPIFHSGPDKDGFSLGRYNNFQEVFGDNKALWFLPIFTSMGDGLKFPIRSMTCYEAMGNTQQSLGDGVTFPQRCLDEDSQQLLASNQRWSDTESPPPERHQVTELDVRIL, encoded by the exons ATGATGACCAGTATGGAGCCGAGGGTGAGCCACCCCCGAAACACAAACCCCATCCGGCAGTCGTGCCAGCACTGCTTTTTGCTGGTCAAATGGATACCGGTGGTGTTCATCATGTCCATCATTGCCTGGTCCTATTACGCCTATGTCTACGAGCTCTGCATCC TCACTGTCAACTCTGTCTTAGATCAGA tTATATATTTGGCGGGGTACCatctaatttttgtgatattcATGTGGTCCTACATAAAAACCATCTTCACGGATGTTGGAGGGGTTCCTCCTGAG ttcaaaCTACCACAATCACTGTACGATAGACTGAATGAAGCTGATTCTGAGGGCACCACTCGTCAGCTGCTGGACAGCTTTGCTCGAAATTTGCCTGTCAGTAATACAACTATGAATGGAG ctgcACGGTATTGTGAGAAGTGCTACCACGTGAAGCCAGACCGTACGCACCACTGCAGTGTGTGTCGAAAGTGCGTGCCGAAAATGGACCACCACTGTCCCTGGGTCAACAATTGCGTGGCCTTTAAAAACTACAAGTTCTTCGTGCTGTTTCTGGGCTACGGCCTCAtctattgcatttttatcagcTTGACCAGCCTGCAATATTTCGTCGCGTTTTGGAAG TTCACATCGCAGGGCCACCTAGAGGGCATGGGCAAGTTCCACATATTGTTCCTCTTTTTCGTCGCGGTCATGTTCGCCATATCCTTGGGCTCTCTCTTTTCGTATCACTGCTACTTGATCACGAAAAACAGATCAACGCTAG AGTCGTTCAGGGCGCCAATTTTTCACTCCGGGCCTGACAAGGACGGCTTCAGCCTCGGCAGGTATAACAACTTTCAGGAGGTTTTCGGGGACAACAAAGCTCTCTGGtttcttccaatttttacTAG TATGGGGGATGGCCTGAAATTCCCAATAAGATCTATGACCTGTTATGAAGCCATGGGCAATACCCAGCAAAG TCTCGGGGATGGTGTAACGTTTCCTCAACGCTGCCTTGATGAGGATTCGCAGCAACTGTTAGCTTCTAACCAAAGGTGGTCGGACACAGAGTCTCCTCCACCTGAAAGACATCAGGTCACAG
- the LOC135947216 gene encoding palmitoyltransferase ZDHHC20-B isoform X9 — MMTSMEPRVSHPRNTNPIRQSCQHCFLLVKWIPVVFIMSIIAWSYYAYVYELCILTVNSVLDQIIYLAGYHLIFVIFMWSYIKTIFTDVGGVPPEFKLPQSLYDRLNEADSEGTTRQLLDSFARNLPVSNTTMNGAARYCEKCYHVKPDRTHHCSVCRKCVPKMDHHCPWVNNCVAFKNYKFFVLFLGYGLIYCIFISLTSLQYFVAFWKFTSQGHLEGMGKFHILFLFFVAVMFAISLGSLFSYHCYLITKNRSTLESFRAPIFHSGPDKDGFSLGRYNNFQEVFGDNKALWFLPIFTSMGDGLKFPIRSMTCYEAMGNTQQRTGCENTVIEMPQPCV, encoded by the exons ATGATGACCAGTATGGAGCCGAGGGTGAGCCACCCCCGAAACACAAACCCCATCCGGCAGTCGTGCCAGCACTGCTTTTTGCTGGTCAAATGGATACCGGTGGTGTTCATCATGTCCATCATTGCCTGGTCCTATTACGCCTATGTCTACGAGCTCTGCATCC TCACTGTCAACTCTGTCTTAGATCAGA tTATATATTTGGCGGGGTACCatctaatttttgtgatattcATGTGGTCCTACATAAAAACCATCTTCACGGATGTTGGAGGGGTTCCTCCTGAG ttcaaaCTACCACAATCACTGTACGATAGACTGAATGAAGCTGATTCTGAGGGCACCACTCGTCAGCTGCTGGACAGCTTTGCTCGAAATTTGCCTGTCAGTAATACAACTATGAATGGAG ctgcACGGTATTGTGAGAAGTGCTACCACGTGAAGCCAGACCGTACGCACCACTGCAGTGTGTGTCGAAAGTGCGTGCCGAAAATGGACCACCACTGTCCCTGGGTCAACAATTGCGTGGCCTTTAAAAACTACAAGTTCTTCGTGCTGTTTCTGGGCTACGGCCTCAtctattgcatttttatcagcTTGACCAGCCTGCAATATTTCGTCGCGTTTTGGAAG TTCACATCGCAGGGCCACCTAGAGGGCATGGGCAAGTTCCACATATTGTTCCTCTTTTTCGTCGCGGTCATGTTCGCCATATCCTTGGGCTCTCTCTTTTCGTATCACTGCTACTTGATCACGAAAAACAGATCAACGCTAG AGTCGTTCAGGGCGCCAATTTTTCACTCCGGGCCTGACAAGGACGGCTTCAGCCTCGGCAGGTATAACAACTTTCAGGAGGTTTTCGGGGACAACAAAGCTCTCTGGtttcttccaatttttacTAG TATGGGGGATGGCCTGAAATTCCCAATAAGATCTATGACCTGTTATGAAGCCATGGGCAATACCCAGCAAAG
- the LOC135947216 gene encoding palmitoyltransferase ZDHHC20-B isoform X7: MMTSMEPRVSHPRNTNPIRQSCQHCFLLVKWIPVVFIMSIIAWSYYAYVYELCILTVNSVLDQIIYLAGYHLIFVIFMWSYIKTIFTDVGGVPPEFKLPQSLYDRLNEADSEGTTRQLLDSFARNLPVSNTTMNGAARYCEKCYHVKPDRTHHCSVCRKCVPKMDHHCPWVNNCVAFKNYKFFVLFLGYGLIYCIFISLTSLQYFVAFWKFTSQGHLEGMGKFHILFLFFVAVMFAISLGSLFSYHCYLITKNRSTLESFRAPIFHSGPDKDGFSLGRYNNFQEVFGDNKALWFLPIFTSLGDGVTFPQRCLDEDSQQLLASNQRWSDTESPPPERHQVTELDVRIL; the protein is encoded by the exons ATGATGACCAGTATGGAGCCGAGGGTGAGCCACCCCCGAAACACAAACCCCATCCGGCAGTCGTGCCAGCACTGCTTTTTGCTGGTCAAATGGATACCGGTGGTGTTCATCATGTCCATCATTGCCTGGTCCTATTACGCCTATGTCTACGAGCTCTGCATCC TCACTGTCAACTCTGTCTTAGATCAGA tTATATATTTGGCGGGGTACCatctaatttttgtgatattcATGTGGTCCTACATAAAAACCATCTTCACGGATGTTGGAGGGGTTCCTCCTGAG ttcaaaCTACCACAATCACTGTACGATAGACTGAATGAAGCTGATTCTGAGGGCACCACTCGTCAGCTGCTGGACAGCTTTGCTCGAAATTTGCCTGTCAGTAATACAACTATGAATGGAG ctgcACGGTATTGTGAGAAGTGCTACCACGTGAAGCCAGACCGTACGCACCACTGCAGTGTGTGTCGAAAGTGCGTGCCGAAAATGGACCACCACTGTCCCTGGGTCAACAATTGCGTGGCCTTTAAAAACTACAAGTTCTTCGTGCTGTTTCTGGGCTACGGCCTCAtctattgcatttttatcagcTTGACCAGCCTGCAATATTTCGTCGCGTTTTGGAAG TTCACATCGCAGGGCCACCTAGAGGGCATGGGCAAGTTCCACATATTGTTCCTCTTTTTCGTCGCGGTCATGTTCGCCATATCCTTGGGCTCTCTCTTTTCGTATCACTGCTACTTGATCACGAAAAACAGATCAACGCTAG AGTCGTTCAGGGCGCCAATTTTTCACTCCGGGCCTGACAAGGACGGCTTCAGCCTCGGCAGGTATAACAACTTTCAGGAGGTTTTCGGGGACAACAAAGCTCTCTGGtttcttccaatttttacTAG TCTCGGGGATGGTGTAACGTTTCCTCAACGCTGCCTTGATGAGGATTCGCAGCAACTGTTAGCTTCTAACCAAAGGTGGTCGGACACAGAGTCTCCTCCACCTGAAAGACATCAGGTCACAG
- the LOC135947216 gene encoding palmitoyltransferase ZDHHC20-B isoform X5 translates to MMTSMEPRVSHPRNTNPIRQSCQHCFLLVKWIPVVFIMSIIAWSYYAYVYELCILTVNSVLDQIIYLAGYHLIFVIFMWSYIKTIFTDVGGVPPEFKLPQSLYDRLNEADSEGTTRQLLDSFARNLPVSNTTMNGAARYCEKCYHVKPDRTHHCSVCRKCVPKMDHHCPWVNNCVAFKNYKFFVLFLGYGLIYCIFISLTSLQYFVAFWKFTSQGHLEGMGKFHILFLFFVAVMFAISLGSLFSYHCYLITKNRSTLESFRAPIFHSGPDKDGFSLGRYNNFQEVFGDNKALWFLPIFTSLGDGVTFPQRCLDEDSQQLLASNQRWSDTESPPPERHQVTAELDVRIL, encoded by the exons ATGATGACCAGTATGGAGCCGAGGGTGAGCCACCCCCGAAACACAAACCCCATCCGGCAGTCGTGCCAGCACTGCTTTTTGCTGGTCAAATGGATACCGGTGGTGTTCATCATGTCCATCATTGCCTGGTCCTATTACGCCTATGTCTACGAGCTCTGCATCC TCACTGTCAACTCTGTCTTAGATCAGA tTATATATTTGGCGGGGTACCatctaatttttgtgatattcATGTGGTCCTACATAAAAACCATCTTCACGGATGTTGGAGGGGTTCCTCCTGAG ttcaaaCTACCACAATCACTGTACGATAGACTGAATGAAGCTGATTCTGAGGGCACCACTCGTCAGCTGCTGGACAGCTTTGCTCGAAATTTGCCTGTCAGTAATACAACTATGAATGGAG ctgcACGGTATTGTGAGAAGTGCTACCACGTGAAGCCAGACCGTACGCACCACTGCAGTGTGTGTCGAAAGTGCGTGCCGAAAATGGACCACCACTGTCCCTGGGTCAACAATTGCGTGGCCTTTAAAAACTACAAGTTCTTCGTGCTGTTTCTGGGCTACGGCCTCAtctattgcatttttatcagcTTGACCAGCCTGCAATATTTCGTCGCGTTTTGGAAG TTCACATCGCAGGGCCACCTAGAGGGCATGGGCAAGTTCCACATATTGTTCCTCTTTTTCGTCGCGGTCATGTTCGCCATATCCTTGGGCTCTCTCTTTTCGTATCACTGCTACTTGATCACGAAAAACAGATCAACGCTAG AGTCGTTCAGGGCGCCAATTTTTCACTCCGGGCCTGACAAGGACGGCTTCAGCCTCGGCAGGTATAACAACTTTCAGGAGGTTTTCGGGGACAACAAAGCTCTCTGGtttcttccaatttttacTAG TCTCGGGGATGGTGTAACGTTTCCTCAACGCTGCCTTGATGAGGATTCGCAGCAACTGTTAGCTTCTAACCAAAGGTGGTCGGACACAGAGTCTCCTCCACCTGAAAGACATCAGGTCACAG
- the LOC135947216 gene encoding palmitoyltransferase ZDHHC20-B isoform X2 → MMTSMEPRVSHPRNTNPIRQSCQHCFLLVKWIPVVFIMSIIAWSYYAYVYELCILTVNSVLDQIIYLAGYHLIFVIFMWSYIKTIFTDVGGVPPEFKLPQSLYDRLNEADSEGTTRQLLDSFARNLPVSNTTMNGAARYCEKCYHVKPDRTHHCSVCRKCVPKMDHHCPWVNNCVAFKNYKFFVLFLGYGLIYCIFISLTSLQYFVAFWKFTSQGHLEGMGKFHILFLFFVAVMFAISLGSLFSYHCYLITKNRSTLESFRAPIFHSGPDKDGFSLGRYNNFQEVFGDNKALWFLPIFTSMGDGLKFPIRSMTCYEAMGNTQQSLGDGVTFPQRCLDEDSQQLLASNQRWSDTESPPPERHQVTVLIEDDSD, encoded by the exons ATGATGACCAGTATGGAGCCGAGGGTGAGCCACCCCCGAAACACAAACCCCATCCGGCAGTCGTGCCAGCACTGCTTTTTGCTGGTCAAATGGATACCGGTGGTGTTCATCATGTCCATCATTGCCTGGTCCTATTACGCCTATGTCTACGAGCTCTGCATCC TCACTGTCAACTCTGTCTTAGATCAGA tTATATATTTGGCGGGGTACCatctaatttttgtgatattcATGTGGTCCTACATAAAAACCATCTTCACGGATGTTGGAGGGGTTCCTCCTGAG ttcaaaCTACCACAATCACTGTACGATAGACTGAATGAAGCTGATTCTGAGGGCACCACTCGTCAGCTGCTGGACAGCTTTGCTCGAAATTTGCCTGTCAGTAATACAACTATGAATGGAG ctgcACGGTATTGTGAGAAGTGCTACCACGTGAAGCCAGACCGTACGCACCACTGCAGTGTGTGTCGAAAGTGCGTGCCGAAAATGGACCACCACTGTCCCTGGGTCAACAATTGCGTGGCCTTTAAAAACTACAAGTTCTTCGTGCTGTTTCTGGGCTACGGCCTCAtctattgcatttttatcagcTTGACCAGCCTGCAATATTTCGTCGCGTTTTGGAAG TTCACATCGCAGGGCCACCTAGAGGGCATGGGCAAGTTCCACATATTGTTCCTCTTTTTCGTCGCGGTCATGTTCGCCATATCCTTGGGCTCTCTCTTTTCGTATCACTGCTACTTGATCACGAAAAACAGATCAACGCTAG AGTCGTTCAGGGCGCCAATTTTTCACTCCGGGCCTGACAAGGACGGCTTCAGCCTCGGCAGGTATAACAACTTTCAGGAGGTTTTCGGGGACAACAAAGCTCTCTGGtttcttccaatttttacTAG TATGGGGGATGGCCTGAAATTCCCAATAAGATCTATGACCTGTTATGAAGCCATGGGCAATACCCAGCAAAG TCTCGGGGATGGTGTAACGTTTCCTCAACGCTGCCTTGATGAGGATTCGCAGCAACTGTTAGCTTCTAACCAAAGGTGGTCGGACACAGAGTCTCCTCCACCTGAAAGACATCAGGTCACAG
- the LOC135947216 gene encoding palmitoyltransferase ZDHHC2 isoform X11, producing the protein MMTSMEPRVSHPRNTNPIRQSCQHCFLLVKWIPVVFIMSIIAWSYYAYVYELCILTVNSVLDQIIYLAGYHLIFVIFMWSYIKTIFTDVGGVPPEFKLPQSLYDRLNEADSEGTTRQLLDSFARNLPVSNTTMNGAARYCEKCYHVKPDRTHHCSVCRKCVPKMDHHCPWVNNCVAFKNYKFFVLFLGYGLIYCIFISLTSLQYFVAFWKFTSQGHLEGMGKFHILFLFFVAVMFAISLGSLFSYHCYLITKNRSTLESFRAPIFHSGPDKDGFSLGRYNNFQEVFGDNKALWFLPIFTRTGCENTVIEMPQPCV; encoded by the exons ATGATGACCAGTATGGAGCCGAGGGTGAGCCACCCCCGAAACACAAACCCCATCCGGCAGTCGTGCCAGCACTGCTTTTTGCTGGTCAAATGGATACCGGTGGTGTTCATCATGTCCATCATTGCCTGGTCCTATTACGCCTATGTCTACGAGCTCTGCATCC TCACTGTCAACTCTGTCTTAGATCAGA tTATATATTTGGCGGGGTACCatctaatttttgtgatattcATGTGGTCCTACATAAAAACCATCTTCACGGATGTTGGAGGGGTTCCTCCTGAG ttcaaaCTACCACAATCACTGTACGATAGACTGAATGAAGCTGATTCTGAGGGCACCACTCGTCAGCTGCTGGACAGCTTTGCTCGAAATTTGCCTGTCAGTAATACAACTATGAATGGAG ctgcACGGTATTGTGAGAAGTGCTACCACGTGAAGCCAGACCGTACGCACCACTGCAGTGTGTGTCGAAAGTGCGTGCCGAAAATGGACCACCACTGTCCCTGGGTCAACAATTGCGTGGCCTTTAAAAACTACAAGTTCTTCGTGCTGTTTCTGGGCTACGGCCTCAtctattgcatttttatcagcTTGACCAGCCTGCAATATTTCGTCGCGTTTTGGAAG TTCACATCGCAGGGCCACCTAGAGGGCATGGGCAAGTTCCACATATTGTTCCTCTTTTTCGTCGCGGTCATGTTCGCCATATCCTTGGGCTCTCTCTTTTCGTATCACTGCTACTTGATCACGAAAAACAGATCAACGCTAG AGTCGTTCAGGGCGCCAATTTTTCACTCCGGGCCTGACAAGGACGGCTTCAGCCTCGGCAGGTATAACAACTTTCAGGAGGTTTTCGGGGACAACAAAGCTCTCTGGtttcttccaatttttacTAG
- the LOC135947216 gene encoding palmitoyltransferase ZDHHC20-B isoform X6: MMTSMEPRVSHPRNTNPIRQSCQHCFLLVKWIPVVFIMSIIAWSYYAYVYELCILTVNSVLDQIIYLAGYHLIFVIFMWSYIKTIFTDVGGVPPEFKLPQSLYDRLNEADSEGTTRQLLDSFARNLPVSNTTMNGAARYCEKCYHVKPDRTHHCSVCRKCVPKMDHHCPWVNNCVAFKNYKFFVLFLGYGLIYCIFISLTSLQYFVAFWKFTSQGHLEGMGKFHILFLFFVAVMFAISLGSLFSYHCYLITKNRSTLESFRAPIFHSGPDKDGFSLGRYNNFQEVFGDNKALWFLPIFTSLGDGVTFPQRCLDEDSQQLLASNQRWSDTESPPPERHQVTVLIEDDSD; the protein is encoded by the exons ATGATGACCAGTATGGAGCCGAGGGTGAGCCACCCCCGAAACACAAACCCCATCCGGCAGTCGTGCCAGCACTGCTTTTTGCTGGTCAAATGGATACCGGTGGTGTTCATCATGTCCATCATTGCCTGGTCCTATTACGCCTATGTCTACGAGCTCTGCATCC TCACTGTCAACTCTGTCTTAGATCAGA tTATATATTTGGCGGGGTACCatctaatttttgtgatattcATGTGGTCCTACATAAAAACCATCTTCACGGATGTTGGAGGGGTTCCTCCTGAG ttcaaaCTACCACAATCACTGTACGATAGACTGAATGAAGCTGATTCTGAGGGCACCACTCGTCAGCTGCTGGACAGCTTTGCTCGAAATTTGCCTGTCAGTAATACAACTATGAATGGAG ctgcACGGTATTGTGAGAAGTGCTACCACGTGAAGCCAGACCGTACGCACCACTGCAGTGTGTGTCGAAAGTGCGTGCCGAAAATGGACCACCACTGTCCCTGGGTCAACAATTGCGTGGCCTTTAAAAACTACAAGTTCTTCGTGCTGTTTCTGGGCTACGGCCTCAtctattgcatttttatcagcTTGACCAGCCTGCAATATTTCGTCGCGTTTTGGAAG TTCACATCGCAGGGCCACCTAGAGGGCATGGGCAAGTTCCACATATTGTTCCTCTTTTTCGTCGCGGTCATGTTCGCCATATCCTTGGGCTCTCTCTTTTCGTATCACTGCTACTTGATCACGAAAAACAGATCAACGCTAG AGTCGTTCAGGGCGCCAATTTTTCACTCCGGGCCTGACAAGGACGGCTTCAGCCTCGGCAGGTATAACAACTTTCAGGAGGTTTTCGGGGACAACAAAGCTCTCTGGtttcttccaatttttacTAG TCTCGGGGATGGTGTAACGTTTCCTCAACGCTGCCTTGATGAGGATTCGCAGCAACTGTTAGCTTCTAACCAAAGGTGGTCGGACACAGAGTCTCCTCCACCTGAAAGACATCAGGTCACAG
- the LOC135947216 gene encoding palmitoyltransferase ZDHHC20-B isoform X4: MMTSMEPRVSHPRNTNPIRQSCQHCFLLVKWIPVVFIMSIIAWSYYAYVYELCILTVNSVLDQIIYLAGYHLIFVIFMWSYIKTIFTDVGGVPPEFKLPQSLYDRLNEADSEGTTRQLLDSFARNLPVSNTTMNGAARYCEKCYHVKPDRTHHCSVCRKCVPKMDHHCPWVNNCVAFKNYKFFVLFLGYGLIYCIFISLTSLQYFVAFWKGHLEGMGKFHILFLFFVAVMFAISLGSLFSYHCYLITKNRSTLESFRAPIFHSGPDKDGFSLGRYNNFQEVFGDNKALWFLPIFTSMGDGLKFPIRSMTCYEAMGNTQQSLGDGVTFPQRCLDEDSQQLLASNQRWSDTESPPPERHQVTAELDVRIL, encoded by the exons ATGATGACCAGTATGGAGCCGAGGGTGAGCCACCCCCGAAACACAAACCCCATCCGGCAGTCGTGCCAGCACTGCTTTTTGCTGGTCAAATGGATACCGGTGGTGTTCATCATGTCCATCATTGCCTGGTCCTATTACGCCTATGTCTACGAGCTCTGCATCC TCACTGTCAACTCTGTCTTAGATCAGA tTATATATTTGGCGGGGTACCatctaatttttgtgatattcATGTGGTCCTACATAAAAACCATCTTCACGGATGTTGGAGGGGTTCCTCCTGAG ttcaaaCTACCACAATCACTGTACGATAGACTGAATGAAGCTGATTCTGAGGGCACCACTCGTCAGCTGCTGGACAGCTTTGCTCGAAATTTGCCTGTCAGTAATACAACTATGAATGGAG ctgcACGGTATTGTGAGAAGTGCTACCACGTGAAGCCAGACCGTACGCACCACTGCAGTGTGTGTCGAAAGTGCGTGCCGAAAATGGACCACCACTGTCCCTGGGTCAACAATTGCGTGGCCTTTAAAAACTACAAGTTCTTCGTGCTGTTTCTGGGCTACGGCCTCAtctattgcatttttatcagcTTGACCAGCCTGCAATATTTCGTCGCGTTTTGGAAG GGCCACCTAGAGGGCATGGGCAAGTTCCACATATTGTTCCTCTTTTTCGTCGCGGTCATGTTCGCCATATCCTTGGGCTCTCTCTTTTCGTATCACTGCTACTTGATCACGAAAAACAGATCAACGCTAG AGTCGTTCAGGGCGCCAATTTTTCACTCCGGGCCTGACAAGGACGGCTTCAGCCTCGGCAGGTATAACAACTTTCAGGAGGTTTTCGGGGACAACAAAGCTCTCTGGtttcttccaatttttacTAG TATGGGGGATGGCCTGAAATTCCCAATAAGATCTATGACCTGTTATGAAGCCATGGGCAATACCCAGCAAAG TCTCGGGGATGGTGTAACGTTTCCTCAACGCTGCCTTGATGAGGATTCGCAGCAACTGTTAGCTTCTAACCAAAGGTGGTCGGACACAGAGTCTCCTCCACCTGAAAGACATCAGGTCACAG
- the LOC135947216 gene encoding palmitoyltransferase ZDHHC20-B isoform X1 → MMTSMEPRVSHPRNTNPIRQSCQHCFLLVKWIPVVFIMSIIAWSYYAYVYELCILTVNSVLDQIIYLAGYHLIFVIFMWSYIKTIFTDVGGVPPEFKLPQSLYDRLNEADSEGTTRQLLDSFARNLPVSNTTMNGAARYCEKCYHVKPDRTHHCSVCRKCVPKMDHHCPWVNNCVAFKNYKFFVLFLGYGLIYCIFISLTSLQYFVAFWKFTSQGHLEGMGKFHILFLFFVAVMFAISLGSLFSYHCYLITKNRSTLESFRAPIFHSGPDKDGFSLGRYNNFQEVFGDNKALWFLPIFTSMGDGLKFPIRSMTCYEAMGNTQQSLGDGVTFPQRCLDEDSQQLLASNQRWSDTESPPPERHQVTAELDVRIL, encoded by the exons ATGATGACCAGTATGGAGCCGAGGGTGAGCCACCCCCGAAACACAAACCCCATCCGGCAGTCGTGCCAGCACTGCTTTTTGCTGGTCAAATGGATACCGGTGGTGTTCATCATGTCCATCATTGCCTGGTCCTATTACGCCTATGTCTACGAGCTCTGCATCC TCACTGTCAACTCTGTCTTAGATCAGA tTATATATTTGGCGGGGTACCatctaatttttgtgatattcATGTGGTCCTACATAAAAACCATCTTCACGGATGTTGGAGGGGTTCCTCCTGAG ttcaaaCTACCACAATCACTGTACGATAGACTGAATGAAGCTGATTCTGAGGGCACCACTCGTCAGCTGCTGGACAGCTTTGCTCGAAATTTGCCTGTCAGTAATACAACTATGAATGGAG ctgcACGGTATTGTGAGAAGTGCTACCACGTGAAGCCAGACCGTACGCACCACTGCAGTGTGTGTCGAAAGTGCGTGCCGAAAATGGACCACCACTGTCCCTGGGTCAACAATTGCGTGGCCTTTAAAAACTACAAGTTCTTCGTGCTGTTTCTGGGCTACGGCCTCAtctattgcatttttatcagcTTGACCAGCCTGCAATATTTCGTCGCGTTTTGGAAG TTCACATCGCAGGGCCACCTAGAGGGCATGGGCAAGTTCCACATATTGTTCCTCTTTTTCGTCGCGGTCATGTTCGCCATATCCTTGGGCTCTCTCTTTTCGTATCACTGCTACTTGATCACGAAAAACAGATCAACGCTAG AGTCGTTCAGGGCGCCAATTTTTCACTCCGGGCCTGACAAGGACGGCTTCAGCCTCGGCAGGTATAACAACTTTCAGGAGGTTTTCGGGGACAACAAAGCTCTCTGGtttcttccaatttttacTAG TATGGGGGATGGCCTGAAATTCCCAATAAGATCTATGACCTGTTATGAAGCCATGGGCAATACCCAGCAAAG TCTCGGGGATGGTGTAACGTTTCCTCAACGCTGCCTTGATGAGGATTCGCAGCAACTGTTAGCTTCTAACCAAAGGTGGTCGGACACAGAGTCTCCTCCACCTGAAAGACATCAGGTCACAG